The following proteins come from a genomic window of Rissa tridactyla isolate bRisTri1 chromosome 13, bRisTri1.patW.cur.20221130, whole genome shotgun sequence:
- the ANHX gene encoding anomalous homeobox protein, with amino-acid sequence MSACSKAKMPALKKGFQQEMRMKRFMAMLNRNKNKDPPPTKLLELAGQLCQDLQGSSSLEKLVGAVMGCKHKMYFLTNVHIVRACVFVHIHNGQHDAACRLLECCKAEEKEELVQLWHEIHYRRVMEKHHTDFLTPLQKFRCRKRNPPPISLCPEGLKNRNYSEEVRQQLHRFAAEVTTNPNKKQREGLARDMNLQPTQVYNWFANYRRRQKSCLPRKEKLNNLCPERALTCHAKEQQDKGSYTPQTADGSCVGTVSEQMEITLMPCEPGWEQSAADLDKPPQGTYLKMLESSFMQSSALYEARTSKPLLTTHNMEQPVAFCTEAVLEPGTCFNAAVLQPREAAGSTDASSQLDNFVLCSCGCFTFPDEWLPTWQPPCSTRGVSGSVWTSSIEGLRNRKCCDCHSPSLWGTWSKERRNSWVRVPVRVCLASLSAHLFLHPAWKKARPWDKARSRRIRLVTQ; translated from the exons ATGTCTGCATGCAGCAAAGCAAAAATGCCTGCACTCAA AAAAGGCTTCCAACAGGAGATGAGGATGAAGCGGTTCATGGCCATGTtaaacaggaataaaaacaaGGATCCCCCGCCAAccaagctgctggagctggcgggACAGCTTTGCCAGGACCTCCAGGGCTCTTCTAGTCTGGAGAAGCTTGTTGGGGCCGTGATGGGATGCAAACACAAGATGTATTTTCTCACTAACGTCCACATTGTCCGAGCTTGCGTGTTCGTTCACATCCATAATGGGCAGCACGACGCAGCCTGCAGACTCCTGGAG TGTTGCAAggcagaagagaaggaggagctggtgcAACTTTGGCATGAGATTCACTACCGGAGGGTTATGGAGAAACACCACACGGATTTTCTGACACCACTGCAGAAATTCCGTTGCAGGAAGAG GAATCCCCCACCTATTTCCCTTTGTCCTGAAGGTCTGAAGAATCGAAACTATTCAGAGGAAGTACGCCAGCAACTGCACAGGTTTGCTGCAGAGGTGACAACAAATCCAAACAAGAAACAGCGG GAGGGATTGGCTCGGGATATGAACCTGCAGCCAACTCAGGTCTATAATTGGTTTGCAAATTATCGACGACGACAAAAATCCTGCCTCCCTCGTAAGGAAAAGCTCAACAACTTGTGTCCTGAGAGGGCTTTGACATGCCACGCAAAGGAGCAGCAGGATAAAGGATCCTACACTCCACAAACTGCAG ATGGATCTTGTGTAGGCACCGTCTCTGAGCAAATGGAGATAACCCTCATGCCCTGTGAGCCAGGGTGGGAGCAGTCAGCTGCAGATCTGGATAAGCCTCCTCAAGGAACATATTTAAAGATGCTGGAATCCAG CTTTATGCAGAGCAGTGCGCTGTATGAAGCGAGGACAAGCAAGCCTTTGTTGACCACTCACAACATGGAACAACCTGTAGCTTTTTGCACTGAGGCTGTGCTGGAACCAGGAACCTGCTTCAACGCCGCTGTCCTGCAGCCCAGAGAAGCAGCAGGCAGTACTGATGCCAGCTCCCAGCTGGATAACTTTGTCCTGTGCTCTTGCGGGTGCTTTACCTTCCCAGATGAATGGCTGCCCACGTGGCAGCCCCCTTGCAGCACCAGAGGAGTCTCTGGCTCCGTGTGGACCTCAAGTATAGAAG GTCTACGGAACAGAAAGTGCTGTGACTGCCATTCACCCAGCCTCTGGGGAACGTGGAGCAAGGAGCGGAGGAATAGCTGGGTCAGAG